A window of the Cicer arietinum cultivar CDC Frontier isolate Library 1 chromosome 6, Cicar.CDCFrontier_v2.0, whole genome shotgun sequence genome harbors these coding sequences:
- the LOC101509548 gene encoding 4-coumarate--CoA ligase 1-like, producing the protein MTIKKENKEMNQQKIEEFIFKSKLPNIYIPKHLPLHSYCFENLSKYGSLPCLINAPTGEIYTYYDVELTARRVASGLDKFGVRQGDVIMLLLPNCPEFVFSFLGASFRGAITTTANPFFTSAEIAKQAKGSNAKLLVTQVCYYDKVKDLDHLKLVFIDSELDSTLENHIHFRDLAQADENEMKEVNIKINPDDVVALPYSSGTTGLPKGVMLTHKGLVTSIAQQVDGENPNLYYHKEDVILCVLPMFHIYSLNSVLLCGLRAKAAILLMPKFDINAFLSHVNKYKVTIAPVVPPIVLAIAKSPDLHKYDLSSIRVLKSGGAPLGKELEDSVRAKFPKAKLGQGYGMTEAGPVLTMCLSFAKEPIDVKAGACGTVVRNAEMKIVDPENDSSLPRNQPGEICIRGDQIMKGYLNDPEATERTIDKEGWLHTGDIGYIDDDDELFIVDRLKELIKYKGFQVAPAELEAIILSHPQIYDVAVVPMKDEAAGEVPVAFVVKSNSQINTTEDEIKQFVSKQVVFYKRINRVFFIDAIPKSPSGKILRKDLRAKLAAGVPN; encoded by the exons ATGACTATCAAAAAAGAGAACAAGGAGATGAATCAACAAAAAATAGAAGAGTTCATTTTCAAGTCCAAACTTCCTAATATATACATTCCCAAACACCTTCCTCTTCATTCATATTGCTTTGAAAATCTATCAAAGTATGGATCACTTCCTTGCCTCATCAATGCTCCTACCGGTGAAATCTACACCTACTACGACGTCGAACTCACCGCACGTCGAGTCGCCTCTGGTCTCGACAAATTCGGCGTTCGACAAGGCGATGTAATCATGCTCCTCCTACCAAATTGTCCTGAATTTGTATTCTCTTTTCTTGGCGCTTCTTTTCGTGGCGCAATAACAACCACCGCCAACCCTTTCTTCACTTCAGCTGAAATTGCTAAACAAGCAAAAGGCTCCAATGCCAAGTTGCTTGTAACACAAGTTTGTTACTATGACAAAGTTAAGGATTTGGATCATCTCAAACTTGTATTCATTGACTCGGAATTGGACTCTACCCTAGAGAATCACATACATTTTCGTGATCTAGCTCAAGCCGACGAGAATGAAATGAAAGAG gtaaacattaaaataaaCCCTGATGATGTGGTTGCATTGCCTTATTCATCTGGAACAACAGGACTACCAAAAGGTGTGATGCTAACACACAAAGGGTTGGTAACAAGCATAGCACAACAAGTTGATGGAGAAAATCCAAATCTTTATTACCACaaagaagatgtgatactttgTGTGCTTCCAATGTTTCACATTTATTCACTCAACTCTGTTTTGCTTTGTGGTTTGAGAGCCAAAGCTGCAATTTTATTAATGCCAAAGTTTGACATTAATGCATTTTTGAGTCATGTGAATAAATATAAAGTCACTATTGCTCCTGTTGTGCCACCAATTGTTTTGGCTATTGCTAAGTCACCTGACCTTCATAAATATGACCTTTCATCAATTAGAGTTTTGAAATCTGGTGGGGCCCCACTTGGTAAGGAACTTGAGGATTCTGTTAGGGCCAAATTTCCCAAAGCAAAACTTGGACAG GGATATGGGATGACAGAGGCAGGTCCagtgttaacaatgtgtttgtCATTTGCAAAAGAACCAATAGATGTGAAAGCAGGTGCATGTGGAACAGTTGTTAGAAATGCTGAGATGAAAATTGTTGATCCTGAAAATGATTCTTCTTTGCCTCGTAATCAACCTGGTGAAATTTGTATTAGGGGTGACCAAATCATGAAAG GTTATCTAAATGACCCGGAAGCAACAGAGAGAACAATAGATAAAGAAGGATGGTTACATACAGGTGATATTGGATACATTGATGATGACGATGAATTATTCATTGTTGATAGACTCAAAGAATTGATTAAATACAAAGGATTTCAAGTTGCTCCAGCTGAACTTGAAGCTATTATTCTCTCTCATCCTCAAATCTATGATGTTGCTGTCGTTCC tatGAAGGATGAAGCAGCTGGTGAGGTCCCAGTTGCATTTGTAGTGAAATCAAATAGTCAAATAAATACTACTGAGGATGAAATTAAGCAGTTCGTCTCCAAACag